Proteins encoded within one genomic window of Candidatus Ancaeobacter aquaticus:
- a CDS encoding transposase, with protein sequence MPRISRVVIPEHPHHITQRGNNQQDVFIDDTDRKKYLLLINEYSQRYGITILSYCLMSNHVHFIVVPKTKESLSRTFNFAHVQYSKYYNHKKNLKGHLWQNRFYSCVLDEKHLICAARYIERNPARASIVKNPSEWEWSSASYNCGLCANNIIKLGNLFDYTYVNKEGWNEYICSSETTDEVDAIKKCTLNGRPLGASTFVEGLETRLGRRLQALPRGRQSRK encoded by the coding sequence ATGCCCAGAATATCACGAGTTGTCATTCCTGAACACCCACACCATATTACCCAAAGAGGGAATAATCAACAGGATGTTTTCATTGATGACACTGATCGAAAAAAATATCTTCTTTTGATCAATGAATATTCTCAAAGATATGGGATTACAATTTTATCATATTGTTTAATGTCAAATCATGTCCATTTTATAGTAGTTCCAAAAACCAAAGAGTCTTTAAGTAGGACATTTAATTTTGCACATGTCCAATATTCTAAATACTACAATCACAAAAAAAACCTAAAAGGACATTTATGGCAGAATAGGTTTTATTCATGTGTCTTAGATGAAAAACACTTGATATGTGCCGCAAGATATATTGAAAGAAACCCAGCAAGAGCCAGTATAGTCAAGAATCCATCTGAGTGGGAGTGGTCAAGTGCTTCATATAATTGTGGTTTATGTGCAAATAACATTATCAAGCTAGGAAATCTTTTTGATTATACTTATGTAAATAAAGAAGGTTGGAATGAATATATATGTTCATCTGAAACTACTGATGAAGTAGATGCTATAAAAAAATGCACGTTGAATGGTCGACCATTAGGGGCCTCAACTTTTGTAGAAGGGTTAGAGACTAGGTTGGGAAGAAGGTTGCAGGCTTTACCTAGGGGGAGACAATCAAGAAAATAG
- a CDS encoding Franean1_4349 family RiPP, which produces MSKQGMEKIFGKAVTDEVFRGQLLSDPDSALAGSDLSEDEIQAIKAMDKESIEKFVGGLDERISKRGNRM; this is translated from the coding sequence ATGTCAAAACAGGGAATGGAGAAAATATTTGGTAAAGCAGTAACAGATGAGGTTTTTAGAGGCCAACTTCTGTCAGATCCTGACTCAGCATTAGCTGGCAGTGATCTATCTGAAGATGAAATTCAGGCAATTAAGGCAATGGACAAAGAATCAATTGAAAAATTTGTCGGTGGTCTTGATGAAAGAATTTCTAAACGTGGTAATCGTATGTAA